A portion of the Pedobacter cryoconitis genome contains these proteins:
- a CDS encoding peptide MFS transporter: MDQSEILKPEQLDSAQKGHPKGLYVLFATEMWERFNYYGMRAILVLFMTKALLFDKAFASNLYGSYTGLVYLTPLIGGFIADRYWGNRRSIVTGGILMALGELIMFGCASLYHTMPDISTFLFFTGLGFMISGNGFFKPNISSMVGQLYPKSDRRIDAAYTIFYMGINVGGALGPFICGYFGDTGNPADFKWAFLAAAIAMAIGVIVFINFRDKYVRDPNGDLLGLKPANPGDKKVSPVLVYLGLFAFSALCVGMLYIDAKIVSYLSYLLIIAVVGIAVMIFTDKTLSKIEKKKISVIFIVAFFVLFFWSAFEQAGASLTFFAEEQTQRNLGFFTVPSSWFQSLNSIFVVVFAPVFAWLWIKLGRKEPSAPTKMAIGLMLLALGYLVIATGVKDVGAGIKVSMIYLIGMYAFHTWGELCLSPIGLSLVNKLSPLKLSSLLMAVWFLANAGANVLAGKLSSKYPEEEAKVAEYKVSPLVLTNSAIDWQQVANSKKNIQQWDLSTVKKNAHSLSPDSLVALSITPAQQAVTIDTNKINRISPRKLDETEIAKLAVAGEKEGKFLLGTNAAQTEIYIIKGSDKTASVVEVYNLNPEKPTFLGYTIKNLYDFFMLFVVMAGIASVILFFITKWLQKTMNATS; the protein is encoded by the coding sequence ATGGATCAATCTGAAATCCTTAAGCCAGAGCAATTAGACTCCGCTCAAAAAGGCCATCCAAAAGGATTATATGTACTGTTCGCTACCGAGATGTGGGAACGTTTCAATTACTACGGTATGCGGGCTATTTTGGTGCTTTTTATGACCAAAGCCTTATTATTTGACAAAGCATTTGCGTCAAATTTATATGGAAGCTATACAGGTCTTGTATACCTGACTCCTTTAATCGGTGGTTTTATCGCCGACAGATACTGGGGAAACAGACGATCTATTGTAACCGGGGGTATACTAATGGCATTGGGAGAGCTGATTATGTTCGGCTGTGCTTCCCTTTACCATACGATGCCTGATATTTCAACCTTCTTGTTCTTTACAGGGTTAGGTTTTATGATTTCCGGTAATGGTTTCTTTAAACCAAACATCTCTTCAATGGTAGGTCAGCTTTATCCTAAGAGTGACCGCCGTATTGATGCTGCTTACACGATCTTTTATATGGGAATCAATGTTGGTGGTGCACTGGGCCCCTTTATCTGTGGATATTTTGGTGACACTGGTAATCCTGCAGATTTTAAATGGGCTTTCCTTGCTGCGGCAATCGCGATGGCTATTGGGGTTATTGTTTTTATCAACTTCAGAGATAAGTATGTTCGTGATCCAAATGGAGATCTTTTAGGCTTAAAGCCAGCTAATCCTGGTGACAAAAAAGTTTCACCGGTTTTGGTTTATCTTGGTTTATTTGCTTTTTCTGCGTTATGTGTAGGCATGTTATATATTGATGCTAAAATTGTAAGTTATTTAAGCTACCTGCTGATTATTGCAGTAGTTGGTATTGCAGTCATGATCTTTACAGATAAAACACTTTCGAAGATTGAGAAGAAAAAAATATCAGTAATTTTTATAGTTGCTTTCTTTGTCTTGTTTTTCTGGAGTGCTTTCGAACAAGCAGGAGCTTCATTAACGTTTTTTGCGGAGGAGCAAACACAAAGAAATTTAGGTTTCTTCACAGTTCCTTCCAGCTGGTTCCAATCTTTAAACTCTATTTTTGTAGTCGTATTTGCTCCGGTATTTGCGTGGTTATGGATTAAGCTGGGTAGAAAAGAACCTTCTGCCCCTACTAAAATGGCTATAGGTTTAATGCTGCTTGCATTGGGATACCTGGTTATTGCAACTGGTGTTAAAGATGTTGGTGCAGGAATAAAAGTGAGTATGATTTACCTGATTGGTATGTATGCTTTCCACACCTGGGGTGAGCTATGTCTTTCTCCCATCGGATTATCATTGGTAAATAAGCTTTCTCCTTTAAAACTATCTTCTCTTTTAATGGCGGTATGGTTCCTTGCAAATGCAGGTGCAAACGTATTGGCAGGAAAATTAAGCTCTAAGTATCCTGAAGAGGAAGCCAAAGTAGCAGAGTATAAGGTTAGTCCTTTGGTATTGACAAATAGTGCTATTGACTGGCAACAAGTTGCTAACAGCAAAAAGAATATTCAGCAGTGGGATCTAAGTACAGTGAAAAAGAACGCTCATTCGCTTAGCCCTGATTCATTAGTGGCACTTTCAATTACTCCAGCGCAACAAGCTGTTACTATTGATACCAATAAAATCAACAGGATCTCTCCTAGAAAATTGGATGAAACAGAAATTGCAAAATTAGCTGTTGCTGGTGAAAAAGAGGGTAAATTCTTATTGGGTACAAATGCTGCTCAAACTGAAATTTATATTATCAAGGGTAGTGACAAGACTGCTTCTGTAGTAGAGGTTTATAATCTTAATCCTGAGAAACCTACTTTCCTTGGCTATACAATTAAAAATCTATATGATTTCTTTATGTTATTTGTAGTGATGGCAGGTATTGCTTCGGTGATCTTGTTTTTCATCACTAAGTGGTTACAGAAAACAATGAATGCTACCTCTTAG
- a CDS encoding YdeI/OmpD-associated family protein, translating into MVTFEAEIERFSKMGEKTGWTFVTIPKDIANQIKPDCRKSFRVKGLLDELPVTGMSFIPMGEGDFILALNSTIRKQLKKEEGAKLHLQLEEDKTFKIEMPEDLELCLLEERHFLENFLSLPKSHQNYYINWLNTAKTEPTRIKRLTQIVIAMDKKQNFSEMMRSYKNEK; encoded by the coding sequence ATGGTAACTTTTGAAGCAGAAATAGAACGCTTCTCCAAAATGGGTGAGAAAACCGGATGGACATTCGTGACCATCCCAAAGGATATAGCCAATCAGATCAAACCTGATTGCCGGAAAAGCTTTCGTGTTAAAGGACTTCTCGACGAACTGCCTGTAACCGGTATGTCATTCATACCAATGGGGGAGGGAGACTTTATTCTTGCCCTGAATTCCACTATACGTAAACAATTAAAAAAAGAAGAAGGCGCAAAACTGCATTTGCAGCTCGAAGAAGACAAAACTTTCAAAATAGAAATGCCAGAAGACCTGGAACTCTGTCTGCTGGAAGAAAGACATTTTTTAGAGAACTTTCTTAGCCTTCCCAAGTCCCACCAGAATTATTATATCAACTGGCTTAATACAGCTAAAACCGAACCTACACGTATTAAACGGCTCACACAAATTGTCATCGCTATGGATAAGAAACAAAATTTCTCTGAAATGATGCGAAGCTATAAAAATGAAAAATAG
- a CDS encoding polyprenol monophosphomannose synthase, translating into MSDSLVIIPTYNEKENIEKIIRKVFNLSFPFEVLIIDDGSPDGTAAIVKKLQLEFPGLHMEQRTGKLGLGTAYIHGFKWALQRSYNYIFEMDADFSHNPDDLFALREACVNGADVAIGSRYVRGVNVVNWPMSRVLMSYFASMYVRLITRINIQDATAGFKCYKRVVLETIPFDKIRFVGYAFQIEMKFTAIKYGFNVVEVPIIFTDRTEGTSKMSTRIFREAFVGVIQMKVTSWFRSYKR; encoded by the coding sequence GTGTCAGACAGCTTAGTCATTATCCCTACCTATAACGAAAAAGAAAATATTGAGAAGATTATCCGTAAGGTTTTTAACCTGAGTTTTCCTTTTGAGGTTTTAATTATTGATGATGGGTCGCCTGATGGAACGGCAGCTATTGTAAAGAAATTACAGTTGGAATTTCCTGGTTTACATATGGAGCAGAGGACTGGCAAGCTGGGTTTAGGAACGGCTTATATCCATGGTTTTAAGTGGGCATTACAGCGTTCTTACAATTATATTTTTGAAATGGATGCTGATTTTTCTCATAATCCTGATGATTTATTTGCGTTGCGGGAAGCTTGTGTTAATGGGGCTGATGTTGCCATTGGTTCTCGTTATGTGAGAGGGGTCAATGTGGTAAACTGGCCAATGAGCAGGGTATTGATGTCGTATTTTGCTTCGATGTATGTGAGGTTGATTACAAGGATTAATATTCAGGATGCTACTGCTGGTTTTAAGTGTTATAAAAGGGTTGTTTTAGAAACAATTCCTTTTGATAAAATCAGGTTTGTTGGGTATGCGTTTCAGATTGAAATGAAGTTTACAGCGATTAAGTATGGGTTTAATGTGGTTGAGGTACCGATCATATTTACGGATAGAACGGAAGGGACTTCAAAAATGAGTACAAGGATTTTCAGAGAGGCTTTTGTTGGCGTTATTCAGATGAAGGTTACGAGTTGGTTTAGAAGTTATAAAAGATAG